One genomic window of Candidatus Poribacteria bacterium includes the following:
- a CDS encoding cysteine synthase family protein produces the protein MSKRKPGKVNLSEYPLLQIIGQTPLAKIDLFSNELPNVDIYAKVETYNPGGSIKDRPVLRMLTEAVASGELTREKVILDSSSGNAGIAYAMIGATLGYKVELVIPDNASEERKKRIHSHGADIVYTDAILGYDEALREVDRRYEADPERYFFKSQYENDNNWRAHYETTGVEIWNQTGGKVTHFVAGVGTGGTITGVGRRLKSYNPDIQVCSISPEAFPGIEGLKPLGHPDDIVPEILDESVIDSRIPATIENAHEMCTRLARRGWFVGQSSGGYLYGAYKVAQEIQEGIIVTVFNDLGERYFSTRLWD, from the coding sequence ATGAGCAAGCGAAAGCCTGGAAAGGTGAATCTTTCAGAATATCCACTACTTCAGATAATAGGACAAACACCGCTCGCTAAAATAGATCTTTTTTCAAACGAGTTACCGAACGTTGACATCTACGCGAAGGTAGAAACCTACAACCCCGGAGGTTCGATTAAAGACCGACCGGTCCTAAGGATGCTCACTGAGGCGGTTGCTTCCGGCGAACTCACACGAGAAAAAGTTATCCTCGACTCCAGCTCCGGTAATGCTGGGATCGCCTACGCGATGATAGGTGCCACACTCGGTTATAAAGTTGAACTTGTGATTCCAGACAACGCCAGCGAAGAACGAAAAAAACGTATCCACTCACACGGTGCGGACATTGTCTATACCGATGCGATCCTTGGTTACGATGAAGCCCTACGAGAAGTCGATCGGCGTTATGAAGCGGATCCTGAGCGGTATTTCTTCAAATCGCAATACGAAAACGACAACAACTGGCGTGCCCACTATGAAACAACGGGTGTCGAAATTTGGAATCAGACAGGCGGGAAAGTCACACACTTCGTCGCGGGTGTAGGGACGGGTGGCACCATCACTGGCGTGGGTAGGCGGCTTAAAAGTTATAATCCCGACATCCAAGTCTGCTCTATTTCACCAGAGGCATTCCCCGGTATTGAAGGACTCAAACCGCTCGGACATCCAGACGACATCGTTCCAGAAATCTTGGACGAATCCGTGATTGATTCCCGGATTCCTGCGACGATTGAAAATGCCCACGAAATGTGTACGCGTCTCGCACGCCGGGGCTGGTTTGTTGGACAATCATCGGGTGGCTATCTCTACGGCGCATATAAAGTCGCCCAAGAAATTCAGGAAGGCATTATCGTCACAGTGTTTAATGACCTCGGCGAACGCTATTTCAGCACAAGATTATGGGATTGA